The sequence below is a genomic window from Deinococcus sp. Marseille-Q6407.
CACCCAATGGCGCATGTTGCTGGACGCGGCTCGTCACAAACGCAGACCTCGTCTGCGTCTCAGTGTGGACCTGACCACGGTGGAAAAGGTGGGGACTCAACTGCCCTACGTCAGCGTCTACAACGGCAGGCACGGCATCCATCTGGTGGTCCTGTTCGCCGAGTATGGGGAACTGAAGTTCCCCATTTCTTACCGGATCTACCAGGGCAAGCACACCAGCACCCCGGTCACGCTGGCCCTCGACTTGCTGGAAGAGGTGCCAGACTTCGTGGGGAAACGCTTTCAGGTCTGCGTACTGGCGGACAGCGGATTCGAATCCGCTGTCTTTCTGGACGGTGTGCAGCGTCTCGGTTTCGAGTTCGTGGTGGGTGTGCGGAGCAACCGGCGCACAGACCATCCTGGACAGGTGACAGTGGCGGATTGTCCGCACGGAGGGTATGTCAACCTCGCCAACTGGCCTCTGGAAACGCTGACCCTGGGGAGAATAGACCGTGGGGACCGCGAATTCTTCGCGGTGTCGTCTGAGCTGTTAGAGGGGAAGGACATCCTTGCTGAAGGAAAACGGCGCTGGGCACTGGAGTCGTTTTTCAAAGAAGGGAAGCATCAGTTTGGGTTGGCGCAGTTCGCGCTGCGAACTGCCAGGGGTCTGGACCGCTGGATTTT
It includes:
- a CDS encoding transposase yields the protein MYKQASGERNHILSQRILDIPETLYQRRSLEASLHLFHSPGQKTKFSQAEGVSPSALSRFFNIYDWDSDRCWEEMQDTQWRMLLDAARHKRRPRLRLSVDLTTVEKVGTQLPYVSVYNGRHGIHLVVLFAEYGELKFPISYRIYQGKHTSTPVTLALDLLEEVPDFVGKRFQVCVLADSGFESAVFLDGVQRLGFEFVVGVRSNRRTDHPGQVTVADCPHGGYVNLANWPLETLTLGRIDRGDREFFAVSSELLEGKDILAEGKRRWALESFFKEGKHQFGLAQFALRTARGLDRWILMVFLAFTLTMLYRSEDMTLKEAARLALYTLFPVVRLNHLLSQLQKEREFLLQHGYSLSYARCKL